The genomic stretch TCAATTTGGCAAAAAGAGATGAATAAAATAGGCTATATCAATAAGTTTCTTAAAAAGCAAAATTATATATAAACTCTTAATGAATAGTAACAGTCGCAAGATTACAAGATTAAGTTAAGCTGTCGTTATAACGGAAACTTGCATCTTGTTGAGGACTTTCCTTAAACTACTTTATGCATAATAATGCTATATCCTGATCTTAAGAAAAAATAAGGGTTTTTACGTATTTTTCCTCCCATAAAATTATTGTATTTTAATCGTAAATATTATTCATGAACTTCAACCATATCTTAGCAATTATTAAGCCTAAAGTATTATTGTGGTTTACTGTATCTACTTGTCTTGGATTTTCTGCAATGATCCTTCAGAAAGTACCTGATTATAACTTTGTTTTTCTTGTTGTTGTAATTAGCTTGGTAAATATTGGAGCAATTCTTATCAATGATATTGGTGATATTGATGTTGATATGGCAAGCCCTGAACTCTCAAAAAGGGACAGGTTAATTGCTTCAGGAAAGATTTCTGAAAAAACAGCTTGGAGTTATGTCTGTATAGTGTTTTTACTAGCACTTGTCATTTCTATATTTCACAGCATTTATGCTTTTGTTTTTGTCATGATAATTATGGTCTTTAGTTATGTGTATTCTATCCCACCTCTTCGCTTTTGTGAACGTCCTTATGGGAGCATTTTATACTGGATTATCCTTATCGGGACATGTTATATTATGATGTATATTACCCTAAATGAAAGTATCGAAGTGAGCATTATTTCTCAATTTTCTAGTGTTGTATTTACTTCGGGAGTTGTATTTTTCATAGGGATTGCCGAGATTATTGCTAAGGATTTGAGAGATTATAAGAATGATATAATTGGAGGTAGAAATACTTTTGTTAATCACCTTGGTATTAGAAAAGTGTGCTGGGTAATGATTGTCACTGCGTGGATAGGTATTATTTTATGGGGATTATCCTTTTTTATTTCATCAAATCCTATAAATATTTTTTCATCTATGTGTATTGTTGTAGGGATTATCTGGTGTATAAGAGTTACCACAAGAGGAATTTCTTTAATTAAAAAATATCATCAACCTCTAGCAAAAACTCTTCATGCTGACTGGACAATGATTTATGCTATCATGCAAATATTAACTTTCCTTGCTTTTATTTAATCAGTCTTAACCAACGAGGGGTTCGTTCTGTATACTTCCGGTATTCATCTCCAAATACTTGTTTCATATAGTACTCTTCTCGATATTTTACCCACCAGTTACATAAAATAAAAGATACTATCCACATTAAGATACCACTTATGGTTCCAATAAAAACAAGACATCCAAGAAAGATGAGTAAAATTCCAATATACAGAGGATTTCTTGAAACGCTAAAGAATCCTTCTGTAATAAGCACGTGTTGAGCCTTTAAGGTTAAAATAGAAACTTGTTTGCGGTAAAACTCAAGTGATGGTAGAAGCCTGAAAAACCCTCCTATTATCATTATGGTTAATCCATATCCGCGACTTATTGAACTATAGTATCCTGAAAAATTAAAAAAAGTATCTATGTCAACTGATAGTTTGGCTAAATAGACAGATATACTAATGATAAGTAA from Kordia antarctica encodes the following:
- a CDS encoding UbiA prenyltransferase family protein, with translation MNFNHILAIIKPKVLLWFTVSTCLGFSAMILQKVPDYNFVFLVVVISLVNIGAILINDIGDIDVDMASPELSKRDRLIASGKISEKTAWSYVCIVFLLALVISIFHSIYAFVFVMIIMVFSYVYSIPPLRFCERPYGSILYWIILIGTCYIMMYITLNESIEVSIISQFSSVVFTSGVVFFIGIAEIIAKDLRDYKNDIIGGRNTFVNHLGIRKVCWVMIVTAWIGIILWGLSFFISSNPINIFSSMCIVVGIIWCIRVTTRGISLIKKYHQPLAKTLHADWTMIYAIMQILTFLAFI
- a CDS encoding methyltransferase family protein; translated protein: MKYIYLFLLNLLIISISVYLAKLSVDIDTFFNFSGYYSSISRGYGLTIMIIGGFFRLLPSLEFYRKQVSILTLKAQHVLITEGFFSVSRNPLYIGILLIFLGCLVFIGTISGILMWIVSFILCNWWVKYREEYYMKQVFGDEYRKYTERTPRWLRLIK